A window of Corvus cornix cornix isolate S_Up_H32 chromosome 4, ASM73873v5, whole genome shotgun sequence contains these coding sequences:
- the TET2 gene encoding methylcytosine dioxygenase TET2 isoform X1 — translation MSARLRDTAEIRSEGSLVDGPGAGQMEQDRTNHVDGNRLSPFLIPQSSHVCQAEPSAVKLQNGSPATERPDVEVNGDRKPLFNKSNFGVPHPKGSPNNCVSPDLLQEKKVYSKYMQNGGIKRTYSEPTLYGLHDSKKVKQDKEVNGEKAEPEDNSEKPSVSNCYSEKKPENFTRQEKDASDLIPSTRYNSVGSENPHDLLIQDEQERENIHCHNRDIVLLLKNKAVPMPNGATVSASSMESMHGELLEKTLSQYYPEHVSIAMQKNTSHINAITSQATNELSYETTHSSHTSGQITSSQTSNSELPQVPAVVVTEVYNTEDSSKPPVLPGSCSLQKPELQLQQQIAGYDPHRLPVGNSKIHGSIGQVPNQDLSLSSSSNLQAQSTALERYSEQAENNGAFFTQNSTFHKDSSTPPAPEMNSALSAVVQEGHHSYDNRCDETLPGEIKNEGQQEGPMSESPSLSQQQLHPQQSLLRQAQTSQQDVSESNPQAAVAASILQRPEEVTLASEPPLQNLHAHRSEGELQQHYQHFPGQREPETPPDKEKDQVKEPVQQAQQYSKPAWIELVSTHFRQGEPPQKPSEALLRSILQYQASTAQTVYTKQYAGSPDSLKGPSGQAQSQKIMQKEQLPPLYKSESSQLQPHPPADQQLPFHKHSPQPQLTKVDSLLKSQVQQQPPQQLHFQPRSEQQAEQHLGAPLKQQHLNPQPGEKGQFLHSHILQQMLQKQAHPVQLPRSPQLTPNQQQAPQMRTKDLPQAISHPQSNAEQSLDRKSFNQLKADECFQTGNKYGKSAAFPLPNHQLGLEQVQTVNNKAPLYTQQANVSVQHPCPNNRHMISEKKGNAANMECFGANKMQDLQHMQYFSNNLTAKQDVNHCFQEREQQTQQASVLQLPPLQPSQGYGASLNQDLPSKQAPQIPQQYLPHSQTAPHAQDQRGCHLQSQTSKDFQKHAALRWHLLQKQEQQAYQQPKTETGPSAARKPIKIEAGTKSNVCMRPSAGQLENKMWKKTIKQENQHFGCENTQQKSIIETMEQQLKQIQVKSLFDHKTFTLKSPKHVKVETAGPITILSRNTSAADFDTQTPILDQQANLSAEKTPTKRTAGTVLNNFLDSPSKLLDTPVKNLLDTPAKTQYDFPSCSCVEQIIEKDEGPFYTHLGAGPNVAAIREIMEERFGQKGKAIRIERVVYTGKEGKSSQGCPIAKWVVRRSSQEEKLLCLVRERAGHTCETAVIVILILVWEGIPTSLADKLYSELTDTLRKYGTLTNRRCALNEERTCACQGLDPETCGASFSFGCSWSMYYNGCKFARSKIPRKFKLMGDDPKEEEKLESNLQNLSTLMAPTYKKLAPDAYNNQIEYEHRAPECRLGLKEGRPFSGVTACLDFCAHAHRDLHNMQNGSTLVCTLTREDNREIGQTPEDEQLHVLPLYKVSDVDEFGSTEGQEEKKRNGSIQVLTSFRRKVRMLAEPVKTCRQRKLEAKKAAAEKLASLENGSSKEREKSAAARNKQGTSEAAGHAKQLADLLRLSGPATQQQQQQQHPQRTLPNNPQSNPINSYSGSGSANLYGRLPNPANAYPNSSYTSDPYGGSNPMNLYTTSSQSVGSYLNSSSPMNPYSGSLSQNNQYPPYQCNGNIAMDNCPSYLGSYPSQHQHTDLYSCQSQDHMSKLGLPPIQTLYQHRFGNNQSFGPKYLNYGNQNMPIDSFSNCTIRPNLHHLGPFSSYSTHDANGHFMEVASRLKSNLSNPSMDYASMSKTSEHHHMQPPPHLPHDYHSAPNMFSGLPNSLHLQNKDNEMISHAVNGLSNMLPGQNHDRTTPQGGLDKTDVLNPEKAEDPDEVWSDSEQNFLDPEIGGVAVAPSHGSILIECAKRELHATTPLKNPNRNHPTRISLVFYQHKSMNEPKHGLALWEAKMAEKAREKEEECEKYGPDYVPQKSYGKKAKREPAEPHEPSEPTYVRFIKSLAQRTLSVTTDSTVTTSPYAFTRVTGPYNRYI, via the exons atacGTTCAGAGGGTAGCCTTGTGGATGGCCCCGGAGCAGGCCAGATGGAACAGGACAGAACCAACCATGTTGACGGCAATAGATTGAGTCCATTTCTAATACCACAGTCTTCTCACGTTTGCCAGGCAGAGCCTTCTGCAGTGAAGCTACAGAATGGGAGTCCAGCAACAGAGAGGCCTGACGTGGAAGTAAATGGAGACCGCAAGCCGCTATTCAATAAAAGCAACTTTGGAGTGCCCCACCCGAAGGGAAGTCCAAACAATTGCGTTAGCCCCGACcttttacaagaaaagaaagtctATTCGAAATATATGCAAAATGGTGGGATCAAGCGCACTTATAGCGAGCCCACTCTGTATGGACTTCATGACAGCAAGAAAGTGAAACAAGACAAAGAGGTAAATGGAGAAAAAGCTGAGCCAGAGGACAACAGTGAAAAACCAAGTGTCTCCAATTGTTATAGTGAGAAGAAACCTGAGAATTTTACAAGACAAGAAAAGGATGCTTCAGATTTGATTCCATCTACAAGATACAACAGTGTTGGTTCAGAAAACCCTCATGACCTTCTGATTCAGGATGAGCAGGAGCGGGAAAATATTCATTGCCATAACAGGGACATTGTCTTACTACTTAAGAACAAGGCAGTGCCAATGCCTAATGGTGCTACAGTTTCTGCCTCTTCCATGGAAAGCATGCATGGTGAACTCCTGGAGAAAACACTGTCTCAATATTATCCAGAACATGTTTCCATAGCAATGCAGAAGAACACATCTCATATCAATGCCATTACCAGTCAGGCTACTAATGAGTTGTCCTATGAGACAACACATTCATCCCATACCTCAGGGCAGATCACTTCCTCACAGACCTCAAACTCTGAGCTGCCTCAAGTGCCAGCTGTAGTGGTTACTGAGGTCTACAACACAGAAGACTCCAGTAAACCACCTGTATTGCCAGGTAGCTGTTCACTTCAGAAACCAGAACTACAGCTACAGCAACAGATTGCAGGCTATGATCCTCACCGGTTACCTGTAGGAAACAGTAAAATTCATGGAAGCATAGGGCAGGTTCCCAACCAAGACCTCTCTCTAAGTTCCAGCAGTAACCTGCAAGCTCAGAGCACTGCTCTGGAAAGGTACTCTgagcaagcagaaaataatgGTGCTTTCTTTACACAGAACTCAACGTTTCACAAAGATTCCTccacccctcctgctccagaaATGAACAGTGCACTGTCTGCCGTGGTGCAAGAAGGACACCATTCCTATGACAACAGATGTGATGAAACTCTTCCTGGGGAGATAAAAAATGAAGGGCAACAGGAGGGACCAATGTCAGAAAGTCCCAGCCTCAGCCAACAACAACTTCACCCTCAGCAGAGCCTTCTGCGACAGGCACAAACATCACAACAAGATGTCAGTGAAAGCAACCCGCAAGCTGCTGTGGCCGCCTCAATTCTGCAGCGCCCCGAAGAAGTGACACTGGCATCAGAACCTCCCCTCCAAAACCTACACGCACACAGAAGCGAGGGTGAGTTGCAACAACACTATCAGCATTTCCCAGGACAGAGAGAACCTGAGACTCCTCCTGACAAAGAAAAGGACCAAGTGAAAGAGCCTGTACAACAGGCTCAACAATATTCAAAACCAGCCTGGATAGAACTGGTTTCCACCCACTTCCGCCAGGGAGAGCCTCCCCAAAAGCCCAGTGAAGCATTATTGCGGTCAATTCTTCAGTACCAGGCAAGCACAGCCCAAACAGTCTATACAAAACAGTATGCTGGAAGTCCTGATTCATTAAAGGGGCCTTCAGGACAGGCCCAGAGCCAGAAGATAATGCAAAAGGAACAACTTCCTCCACTGTACAAAAGTgagagctcccagctgcagccgcATCCCCCAGCTGACCAGCAGCTGCCATTCCACAAACACTCACCGCAGCCACAGCTCACAAAGGTGGATTCCCTTCTCAAGTCGCAAGTGCAGCAAcagccaccacagcagctccatttCCAGCCAAGATCAGAACAACAAGCTGAACAGCATTTAGGGGCCCCCTTGAAACAGCAGCACTTGAATCCCCAGCCAGGGGAAAAGGGGCAATTCTTGCATTCACATATTTTGCAACAGATGCTGCAAAAACAGGCACATCCAGTGCAACTGCCACGCAGTCCACAGCtaaccccaaaccagcagcaggCTCCACAAATGAGAACTAAAGACCTGCCCCAAGCCATATCCCACCCCCAAAGCAATGCTGAGCAGTCTCTAGACAGGAAGTCCTTCAATCAACTTAAAGCAGATGAATGTTTCCAGACTGGGAATAAGTATGGTAAATCAGCTGCATTCCCACTGCCTAACCATCAGCTAGGCCTAGAGCAGGTACAGACCGTGAACAACAAAGCTCCCCTTTACACTCAGCAGGCAAACGTCAGTGTCCAGCACCCTTGCCCAAACAACAGGCACATGATTTCCGAGAAGAAAGGGAACGCTGCAAATATGGAATGCTTTGGAGCCAACAAAATGCAGGACTTGCAGCACatgcagtatttttcaaataacttGACCGCAAAGCAAGATGTGAATCATTGTTTTCAAGAACGAGAGCAACAGACGCAACAAGCCTCAGTTCTGCAGCTGCCACCCCTCCAGCCCTCACAGGGCTATGGTGCTAGTCTGAACCAAGACCTCCCGAGCAAACAAGCTCCCCAGATCCCTCAGCAGTACTTACCACACAGCCAAACTGCCCCCCACGCCCAAGACCAGAGAGGCTGTCATTTGCAGTCCCAGACCTCTaaggattttcaaaagcacGCTGCTCTGCGGTGGCATCTCTTGCAAAAACAGGAGCAGCAAGCATACCAGCAACCCAAAACTGAGACTGGTCCCAGTGCAGCACGCAAGCCTATAAAAATTGAGGCTGGCACAAAGTCTAATGTCTGCATGCGCCCATCAGCTggacagctggaaaacaaaatgtggaaaaaaacaattaaacaaGAGAATCAGCACTTTGGCTGCGAGAACACACAACAAAAGAGCATCATTGAGACAATGGAGCAGCAGCTAAAACAGATACAGGTCAAATCACTGTTTGATCATAAGACTTTTACTCTCAAATCACCCAAACATGTGAAGGTTGAAACAGCAGGCCCTATTACCATCCTATCACGAAATACCAGTGCTGCAGATTTTGACACTCAAACCCCAATCTTAGATCAGCAAGCAAACTTGTCTGCTGAGAAAACCCCGACCAAAAGAACAGCTGGAACTGTTCTCAATAATTTTTTAGACTCACCTTCCAAGTTATTGGATACTCCTGTAAAAAATTTATTGGACACACCTGCCAAAACCCAGTATGATTTCCCATCTTGCAGCTGTGTTG agcAAATTATTGAAAAAGATGAAGGTCCTTTCTATACCCACCTAGGAGCCGGTCCTAATGTGGCAGCTATTAGAGAAATCATGGAAGAAAG atTTGGACAGAAGGGTAAAGCTATAAGGATTGAGAGGGTTGTCTACACTGGGAAAGAAGGCAAAAGTTCTCAAGGATGTCCAATTGCTAAATGG GTAGTCCGCAGAAGCAGTcaggaggagaagctgctctGCTTGGTGCGCGAACGAGCGGGACACACGTGTGAGACGGCCGTCATCGTGATTCTCATCCTGGTCTGGGAGGGAATCCCAACCAGCCTGGCTGATAAGCTCTACTCTGAACTCACCGACACCCTGAGGAAGTATGGCACGCTCACGAACCGGCGCTGTGCCCTGAACGAAGA ACGGACTTGTGCATGCCAAGGGCTGGACCCTGAAACTTGTGgtgcttcattttcctttggttGCTCCTGGAGCATGTACTACAATGGTTGTAAGTTTGCCAGAAGCAAGATTCCAAGAAAGTTTAAGCTGATGGGAGATGACCCAAAAGAG gaagaaaaactaGAATCCAATCTGCAGAACCTGTCAACCCTGATGGCACCTACCTACAAGAAGCTTGCACCTGATGCATATAACAACCAG ATCGAGTACGAACACAGAGCCCCCGAGTGTCGCCTGGGGTTGAAGGAAGGTCGCCCATTCTCAGGGGTCACTGCCTGCCTTGACTTCTGTGCTCATGCTCACAGAGACTTGCACAATATGCAGAACGGGAGTACTCTG GTTTGCACACTGACTAGAGAAGACAATCGTGAAATTGGCCAAACACCAGAAGATGAGCAGCTCCATGTGCTCCCGTTATACAAAGTCTCTGATGTGGATGAGTTCGGAAGCACTGAGGgccaggaggagaagaagaggaaTGGCAGCATCCAGGTCCTTACCTCCTTTCGACGAAAAGTAAGGATGTTAGCAGAGCCTGTTAAGACCTGTCGGCAAAGGAAGCtagaagcaaagaaagcagctgcagaaaagcttGCCTCCTTGGAGAATGGGTCtagcaaagagagagagaagtctGCTGCAGCACGCAACAAGCAAGGCACCTCTGAAGCAGCAGGTCATGCAAAGCAGCTGGCAG ATCTTTTACGTCTTTCAGGACCAGCCacacaacaacagcagcagcagcaacatccACAGCGCACTCTCCCTAACAACCCTCAGTCAAATCCCATTAACTCTTACTCGGGTTCAGGTTCTGCAAATCTCTATGGAAGGTTGCCTAATCCAGCCAATGCTTATCCAAACTCTTCGTACACTTCAGATCCATATGGAGGGTCCAATCCCATGAACCTCTATACAACCTCATCACAGTCTGTGGGGTCTTATTTGAATTCTTCCAGTCCCATGAACCCTTATTCAGGGTCTTTAAGTCAAAATAACCAATATCCCCCCTACCAATGCAATGGAAACATAGCTATGGACAACTGCCCCTCTTACTTGGGCTCCTACCCTTCCCAGCATCAGCACACGGACTTGTACAGTTGCCAGAGCCAAGACCATATGTCTAAACTCGGTCTACCACCCATTCAAACATTATACCAGCATAGGTTTGGGAATAATCAGAGTTTTGGTCCCAAGTACTTGAATTATGGAAACCAAAATATGCCAATAGACTCCTTCAGTAACTGCACCATTAGACCAAATTTACACCACCTAGGGCCATTTTCCTCTTACTCCACCCATGATGCCAATGGCCATTTTATGGAGGTTGCCTCAAGGTTAAAATCTAATCTGAGTAATCCAAGCATGGATTATGCCTCCATGAGTAAAACAAGTGAACATCATCACATGCAACCCCCTCCACATTTACCACATGACTACCATTCTGCTCCAAATATGTTTAGTGGTCTTCCTAATTCACTGCATCTCCAGAATAAGGATAACGAAATGATTTCACATGCAGTTAATGGTTTGTCTAACATGCTTCCAGGTCAAAACCATGACAGGACTACTCCCCAGGGTGGTTTAGATAAAACTGATGTGCTGAatccagaaaaagcagaggatCCCGATGAAGTCTGGTCAGATAGTGAGCAGAACTTTCTGGATCCAGAAATTGGAGGAGTGGCAGTTGCTCCATCTCATGGGTCAATTCTCATAGAGTGTGCAAAACGTGAGCTCCATGCAACGACTCccttaaaaaatcccaacaggAACCATCCCACCAGAATATCCCTTGTATTTTACCAGCACAAGAGCATGAATGAGCCAAAACATGGTCTGGCTCTGTGGGAGGCAAAGATGGCTGAGAaggcaagagagaaagaagaggaatgCGAGAAGTACGGCCCAGACTATGTGCCTCAGAAATCCTACGGCAAAAAAGCCAAGCGGGAGCCTGCGGAGCCCCACGAGCCCTCTGAGCCAACGTACGTGCGCTTCATCAAGTCCCTGGCACAAAGGACACTGTCGGTCACCACGGACTCCACAGTAACCACATCTCCATATGCCTTTACACGGGTTACAGGGCCTTACAACCGATATATCTGA